A region of Saimiri boliviensis isolate mSaiBol1 chromosome 8, mSaiBol1.pri, whole genome shotgun sequence DNA encodes the following proteins:
- the UTS2B gene encoding LOW QUALITY PROTEIN: urotensin-2B (The sequence of the model RefSeq protein was modified relative to this genomic sequence to represent the inferred CDS: substituted 2 bases at 2 genomic stop codons), with product MNKILSSTLRFGLLTLLSVLIFLQSVHGQPYLTQGTEVFSIXKYTNREELLLALQNKNFDLQRPFNTDKLLIILQFXQLEKLKEELMEVMDSETSYAVDGLFSSYPSKRGKLLFQGFKTDFQKIIFAVISERKKIELAFLNLVVVINIKAHSFKNVFQ from the exons ATGAACAAGATCCTCTCAAGCACTCTTCGCTTTGGACTCCTAACTTTGTTATCTGTGTTGATCTTTTTACAATCTGTGCATGGACAGCCATATCTTACCCAAGGTAC TGAGGTcttctctat ataaaaatatacaaatcgTGAGGAACTATTGCTGGCTCTACAGAATAAAAATTTTGATCTTCAAAGACCTTTCAACACTG acaaattacttatcattttacaattttaacaGCTGGAAAAGCTAAAAGAAGAGCTAATGGAGGTGATGGATTCTGAGACATCCTATGCTGTAGATGGTCTATTCTCTTCTTATCCCAGCAAGCGAGGCAAGCTTTTGTTTCAGGGTTTTAAGACTGACTTCCAAAAGATTATTTTTGCAGTTATTTCTGAGAGGAAGAAGATTGAGCTGGCATTTCTTAATCTTGTGGTGGTGATCAATATAAAGgctcacagttttaaaaatgtattccaatAA